In the genome of Pseudomonas protegens, one region contains:
- a CDS encoding pirin family protein, whose product MNSPLVIRPRVEDVEGQPILRPLPSAQCRSVGPFVFFDHMLSTSYPAGKGMNIRQHPHIGLSTLTYLFAGQIQHKDSLGSDQIVLPGDVSWMTAGSAIAHVERTPEALLGEDFAMHGLQVWLASPKEHEQGPGHYSHHPAATLPVSDNLGVMIRMIAGSGFCLESPVPVLSPTLYAELRLQTATSLLIPTEHQQRALYVLDGEAQLDGEPLPPHSLVLLPEGENATLFAESDCHAVLLGGAPLDGPRRINWNFVASDPLLIDAARKRWAAGDWPQVPGESERIELPASRH is encoded by the coding sequence ATGAATTCGCCCCTAGTGATCCGCCCCCGCGTCGAGGACGTCGAAGGCCAGCCTATCCTGCGCCCCCTGCCTTCGGCGCAATGCCGCAGCGTCGGGCCTTTCGTGTTCTTCGACCACATGCTGAGCACCTCCTACCCGGCCGGCAAAGGCATGAACATCCGCCAGCACCCGCATATCGGCCTGTCCACCCTGACCTACCTGTTCGCAGGACAGATCCAGCACAAGGACAGCCTCGGCTCGGACCAGATCGTCCTGCCCGGAGATGTCAGCTGGATGACCGCCGGCAGCGCCATCGCTCACGTCGAACGCACACCCGAGGCTTTGCTGGGCGAGGATTTTGCAATGCATGGCTTGCAGGTCTGGCTGGCCTCGCCCAAGGAACATGAACAAGGGCCTGGGCACTACAGCCATCACCCCGCAGCCACACTGCCGGTGAGCGACAACCTCGGGGTCATGATCCGCATGATCGCCGGCAGCGGCTTCTGCCTGGAATCGCCGGTGCCGGTGCTCTCCCCGACCCTGTATGCCGAACTGCGCCTGCAGACCGCCACCAGCCTGTTGATTCCCACCGAGCATCAGCAACGCGCGCTGTATGTACTGGACGGCGAGGCACAACTGGACGGCGAGCCATTGCCCCCGCACTCGCTGGTGCTGTTGCCGGAAGGAGAAAACGCCACGCTGTTCGCCGAGAGCGACTGCCATGCAGTACTGCTCGGCGGTGCGCCGCTGGACGGGCCGCGACGGATCAACTGGAACTTTGTCGCCAGCGACCCACTGTTGATCGATGCCGCACGCAAGCGCTGGGCGGCCGGAGACTGGCCGCAGGTGCCAGGAGAAAGCGAGCGCATCGAACTGCCCGCCTCCCGCCACTGA
- the fabA gene encoding 3-hydroxyacyl-[acyl-carrier-protein] dehydratase FabA — MTKQNAFTREDLLRCSRGELFGPGNAQLPAPNMLMVDRITHISEEGGKYGKGELVAELDITPDLWFFACHFEGDPVMPGCLGLDAMWQLVGFFLGWQGLPGRGRALGSGEVKFFGQVLPTAKKVTYNIHIKRVLKGKLNMAIADGSVSVDGREIYTAEGLRVGVFTSTDNF; from the coding sequence ATGACCAAACAAAACGCCTTTACTCGGGAAGACCTGCTGCGCTGCAGTCGCGGTGAGCTGTTCGGCCCAGGTAACGCGCAACTGCCCGCCCCCAACATGCTGATGGTGGATCGCATCACCCATATCAGCGAAGAGGGTGGCAAGTACGGTAAAGGTGAATTGGTCGCTGAGCTGGATATCACTCCAGACCTGTGGTTCTTCGCTTGCCACTTCGAAGGCGATCCGGTGATGCCGGGCTGCCTGGGCCTGGATGCCATGTGGCAGCTGGTCGGTTTCTTCCTTGGCTGGCAAGGCCTGCCGGGCCGCGGTCGCGCCCTGGGTTCGGGAGAAGTGAAGTTCTTCGGCCAGGTTCTGCCGACGGCAAAAAAGGTCACCTACAACATTCATATCAAGCGCGTGCTCAAGGGCAAGCTGAACATGGCCATCGCCGATGGCTCGGTCAGCGTTGACGGCCGCGAAATCTATACCGCCGAAGGCCTCCGGGTCGGCGTGTTTACCTCCACTGACAACTTCTAA
- a CDS encoding dienelactone hydrolase family protein: MSQITVRSVVYQIDGQPYEGRLAFDAAHKGALPGLLMAPNWMGVSAGAEKLAESVAAKGYVVLIADLYGQSVRPSDASQAGAAMMPLKDDRALLRKRMQAAFSALQSQTEAAVDTSKLATFGFCFGGCCALELARSGAPVKAAVSFHGTLDTPTPADAQNIKGSVLVLHGAADPFVAREQLPAFEAEMDAAGVDWQLVSYGGAVHSFTDTHANLPGKMMYDAKTSARAFAAMHYLLDEVFQG, encoded by the coding sequence ATGAGTCAAATCACCGTGCGTTCCGTGGTCTATCAGATCGATGGCCAGCCCTATGAAGGCCGCCTGGCCTTCGATGCCGCCCATAAAGGCGCGCTCCCGGGGTTGCTGATGGCGCCGAACTGGATGGGTGTCAGCGCCGGCGCGGAGAAGCTCGCCGAGTCGGTGGCGGCCAAGGGCTATGTGGTGCTGATCGCCGACTTGTATGGCCAGTCGGTGCGTCCCAGCGATGCCAGCCAGGCCGGTGCCGCGATGATGCCGCTCAAGGATGACCGGGCGCTGCTGCGTAAACGCATGCAGGCGGCCTTTAGCGCGCTGCAGAGCCAGACCGAGGCCGCAGTGGACACCTCGAAGCTGGCCACCTTCGGCTTCTGCTTTGGCGGCTGCTGCGCGCTGGAGCTGGCCCGCAGCGGGGCGCCGGTAAAGGCCGCGGTGTCGTTCCACGGCACCTTGGATACGCCCACCCCGGCTGACGCGCAAAACATCAAGGGCTCGGTGCTGGTGTTGCACGGTGCGGCCGATCCGTTCGTGGCCAGGGAGCAATTGCCGGCCTTCGAAGCGGAAATGGATGCGGCGGGGGTGGACTGGCAACTGGTCAGCTACGGTGGCGCGGTGCATTCCTTCACCGACACCCACGCCAACCTGCCGGGCAAGATGATGTACGACGCCAAGACCTCCGCCCGAGCCTTCGCCGCCATGCATTACCTGTTGGATGAAGTGTTCCAGGGCTGA
- the fabB gene encoding beta-ketoacyl-ACP synthase I: protein MRRVVITGLGIVSCLGNDKETVSANLRASRPGIRFNPEYAEMGLRSQVSGSIDLNLEELIDRKIYRFVGHAAAYAYLAMKDAIADSGLSEEQVSNPRTGLIAGSGGASTLNQMEALDILREKGVKRVGPYRVTRTMSSTVSACLATPFKIKGLNYSIASACATSAHCIGTAMEQIQMGKQDIVFAGGGEEEHWTQSFLFDAMGALSTQYNETPEKASRAYDAKRDGFVIAGGGGMVVVEELEHALARGAKIYAEIVGYGATSDGYDMVAPSGEGAIRCMQMAMSTVDTPIDYLNTHGTSTPVGDVAEMKGVREVFGDKAPAISSTKSLSGHSLGAAGVHEAIYCMLMMEGNFMAGSANIDELDPEVADMPILTKTREDATINTVMSNSFGFGGTNATLVLKRWQGK, encoded by the coding sequence ATGCGCCGCGTCGTTATCACTGGTCTTGGCATTGTTTCGTGCCTGGGCAATGACAAAGAGACCGTCTCCGCTAACCTGCGTGCAAGTCGCCCTGGCATCCGCTTCAACCCGGAATATGCCGAAATGGGTCTGCGTAGCCAGGTTTCCGGCTCCATTGACCTGAACCTCGAAGAACTGATCGATCGCAAGATCTATCGCTTCGTCGGCCACGCGGCGGCTTATGCCTACCTGGCCATGAAAGACGCCATCGCCGATTCCGGCCTGAGCGAAGAACAAGTGTCCAACCCGCGTACCGGCCTGATCGCCGGCTCCGGTGGCGCTTCGACCCTGAACCAGATGGAAGCGCTGGACATCCTGCGCGAGAAAGGCGTCAAGCGCGTTGGCCCATACCGCGTCACGCGGACCATGAGCAGCACCGTTTCCGCCTGCCTGGCCACACCGTTCAAGATCAAGGGCCTGAACTACTCCATCGCTTCTGCCTGCGCCACCAGTGCCCACTGCATCGGCACCGCCATGGAACAGATCCAGATGGGCAAACAGGACATCGTCTTCGCCGGCGGCGGTGAAGAAGAGCATTGGACCCAGTCGTTCCTGTTCGACGCCATGGGCGCCCTGTCCACCCAGTACAACGAAACCCCGGAAAAAGCCTCCCGCGCCTACGACGCCAAGCGTGACGGTTTCGTCATCGCCGGCGGTGGCGGCATGGTGGTGGTCGAGGAGCTGGAACACGCTCTGGCCCGTGGTGCCAAGATCTACGCGGAAATCGTCGGCTACGGCGCCACTTCCGACGGCTACGACATGGTGGCTCCAAGCGGCGAAGGCGCGATCCGCTGCATGCAGATGGCCATGTCCACCGTCGACACCCCGATCGACTACCTGAACACCCACGGCACCTCGACCCCGGTCGGCGACGTCGCGGAAATGAAAGGCGTGCGTGAAGTGTTCGGCGACAAGGCTCCGGCCATCAGCTCCACCAAGAGCCTGTCGGGTCACTCCCTGGGCGCCGCCGGCGTTCACGAAGCGATCTACTGCATGCTGATGATGGAAGGCAACTTCATGGCCGGTTCGGCCAACATCGACGAGCTGGACCCGGAAGTGGCCGACATGCCGATCCTGACCAAGACTCGCGAAGACGCCACCATCAACACCGTGATGAGCAACAGCTTCGGCTTCGGTGGCACCAACGCCACCCTGGTACTGAAGCGCTGGCAGGGCAAGTAA
- a CDS encoding ATP-binding protein: protein MKLRRRWDIHTRTQLISLGPALLLTLLLISFFTFVRIQDLRQELNHTGQLIANQLAPATEYGVISGNNEGLESLLQATLATPHVQFLEVQDSANNILVYVEQASASHKQAQQIKVFQAPVRLQRIQVHNDFLENDPTNLGPQGDGYLGRVIVGMSNDAFSQRQQEILLKAAILALFALLFTFLLARRLAAGLAQPISAMGHAVKAIQEGDFKAPLPIVDDGELGNLARHINNLAAGLELASREQQQAMSQLIQTREEAERANKAKSDFLAMMSHELRTPMNGVLGMLQLLETTEMTQEQSEYAALASESTEHLLKVINDILDFSRIERSALELEHIPFNLAELISSSAQAFQHSALQRGLDLQLRLPPGMESLQVKGDPTRIRQILVNLIGNALKFTEQGSVVIEAQWQALDHELLWFTCAVRDSGIGISPASLELMFDAFQQADSSISRRYGGTGLGLPIARTLAERMGGTLRAQSEEGRGSVFTLEIPLALFQQSLPVLAPRVSTAAHPGEGRNVLLVEDNPVNQTVIQAMLRSLGFTVSVVTDGAQAVRSAESLIFEAILMDCRLPLVDGYEATRQIRQLPGCADLPIIALTANALQGDREACLAAGMNDYLAKPFKRADLQQILQRWVQ from the coding sequence ATGAAATTGCGTCGCCGATGGGACATCCACACCCGCACGCAGCTCATCAGCCTCGGCCCGGCCTTGCTCCTGACCCTGTTGCTGATCAGCTTCTTTACCTTCGTGCGCATTCAGGACCTGCGCCAGGAGCTGAACCACACCGGCCAGCTGATTGCCAACCAACTGGCGCCGGCCACCGAGTACGGCGTGATCTCCGGCAACAACGAAGGCCTGGAAAGCCTATTGCAGGCCACCCTGGCCACGCCCCACGTGCAGTTCCTGGAGGTGCAGGACAGCGCCAACAACATCCTGGTGTATGTCGAGCAAGCATCGGCCAGCCATAAACAGGCGCAACAGATCAAGGTGTTCCAGGCGCCGGTGCGCTTGCAGCGGATCCAGGTGCACAACGACTTCCTGGAAAATGACCCGACCAACCTGGGCCCCCAGGGCGACGGGTATCTGGGCCGGGTCATTGTCGGCATGTCCAACGACGCCTTCAGCCAGCGCCAGCAGGAAATTCTCCTCAAGGCCGCGATCCTCGCCCTGTTCGCCCTGCTCTTCACCTTCCTCCTGGCCCGGCGCCTGGCTGCCGGCCTGGCGCAACCCATCAGCGCCATGGGTCACGCGGTCAAGGCGATCCAGGAAGGCGACTTCAAGGCGCCGCTGCCGATTGTCGACGACGGCGAGCTGGGCAATCTGGCACGCCACATCAACAACCTCGCCGCCGGCCTGGAACTGGCCAGCCGCGAGCAGCAACAGGCCATGTCACAACTGATCCAGACCCGGGAAGAAGCGGAACGGGCGAACAAGGCGAAATCGGATTTCCTGGCGATGATGAGCCACGAACTGCGCACCCCGATGAACGGCGTGCTGGGCATGCTGCAGCTGCTGGAAACCACCGAGATGACCCAGGAGCAGAGCGAGTACGCGGCCCTGGCCTCGGAATCCACCGAACACCTGCTGAAGGTGATCAACGACATCCTCGATTTCTCCCGCATCGAACGCTCGGCCCTGGAGCTGGAACACATTCCATTCAACCTCGCCGAACTGATCAGCAGCTCGGCCCAGGCCTTCCAGCACAGCGCCCTGCAGCGCGGCCTGGACCTGCAACTGCGCCTGCCGCCGGGCATGGAGTCGCTGCAGGTCAAGGGCGACCCGACGCGGATCCGGCAGATTCTGGTGAACCTGATCGGCAACGCCCTGAAGTTCACCGAACAAGGCAGCGTCGTCATCGAAGCGCAGTGGCAGGCTCTGGATCACGAGCTGCTGTGGTTCACCTGTGCGGTACGCGACAGCGGAATCGGCATCAGCCCCGCCAGCCTGGAGCTGATGTTCGATGCCTTCCAGCAGGCCGACAGCAGCATCTCCCGGCGGTACGGCGGCACCGGCCTGGGCCTGCCCATTGCCCGCACCCTGGCCGAGCGCATGGGCGGCACCCTGCGGGCCCAGAGCGAGGAAGGCCGCGGCTCGGTGTTCACCCTGGAGATCCCCCTGGCACTGTTCCAGCAAAGCTTGCCGGTGCTGGCGCCGCGAGTCAGCACCGCCGCTCACCCGGGCGAAGGGCGCAATGTGCTGCTGGTGGAAGACAACCCGGTGAACCAGACCGTGATCCAGGCCATGCTGCGCAGCCTGGGCTTCACCGTGAGCGTCGTCACCGACGGCGCCCAGGCGGTGCGCAGCGCCGAGAGCCTGATTTTCGAAGCGATTCTGATGGATTGCCGACTGCCGCTGGTCGATGGTTATGAAGCCACCCGGCAGATCCGCCAATTGCCCGGCTGCGCCGATCTGCCGATCATCGCCCTGACCGCCAACGCCTTGCAGGGCGACCGCGAAGCCTGCCTGGCAGCGGGCATGAACGACTACCTGGCCAAGCCGTTCAAGCGCGCTGATCTGCAGCAAATTCTCCAACGTTGGGTGCAGTAA
- a CDS encoding methyl-accepting chemotaxis protein, which translates to MQHSLRETIRRISDSSSQLASASEELSCVTEDATRGLHQQSQEIEQAATAVNQMTAAVEEVASNAVATSEASRESDRIAQHGREQVHQTVLSIESLAEDVTANASQVEQLAQKVYGISKVLEVIRSIAEQTNLLALNAAIEAARAGDAGRGFAVVADEVRALAHRTQQSTQEIEQMIGGIQQGTDQAVSSMQQSNSRAHSTLEVAKAAGQALEEIASAFTLINERNIVIASASEQQAAVAREVDRNLMNIRNLALQTSAGANQTSAASQELSRLAVDLNSMVARFSV; encoded by the coding sequence ATGCAGCACAGCTTGCGCGAAACCATCCGGCGCATTTCCGACTCCTCCAGCCAGCTTGCCTCGGCTTCCGAGGAGCTCAGTTGCGTCACCGAGGACGCCACTCGCGGCTTGCACCAGCAGAGCCAGGAGATCGAACAGGCGGCCACGGCGGTGAATCAGATGACTGCCGCGGTGGAGGAGGTGGCGAGCAACGCGGTGGCCACTTCCGAAGCGTCCCGGGAGTCGGATCGGATCGCCCAGCACGGGCGCGAACAAGTGCATCAGACCGTGCTGTCCATCGAGTCGCTGGCCGAGGATGTGACCGCCAATGCCAGTCAGGTGGAGCAGCTGGCGCAGAAGGTCTACGGCATCAGCAAGGTGCTGGAGGTGATTCGCTCCATCGCCGAGCAGACCAACCTGCTGGCCCTGAACGCGGCCATCGAGGCGGCGCGGGCAGGAGATGCCGGGCGCGGCTTCGCTGTGGTGGCCGATGAAGTGCGAGCCCTGGCCCACCGGACCCAGCAATCGACCCAGGAAATCGAGCAGATGATCGGCGGTATCCAGCAGGGCACCGATCAGGCGGTCAGCTCCATGCAGCAAAGCAATAGTCGCGCTCATTCGACCCTGGAAGTGGCCAAGGCGGCGGGGCAGGCACTGGAGGAAATCGCTTCGGCCTTCACCCTGATCAACGAGCGCAACATCGTGATCGCCAGTGCCTCGGAGCAACAGGCCGCGGTGGCGCGGGAAGTGGACCGCAACCTGATGAACATCCGCAACCTGGCGTTGCAGACCTCGGCGGGGGCCAATCAGACCAGCGCCGCCAGCCAGGAGTTGTCACGGCTGGCGGTGGACCTGAACAGCATGGTGGCGCGCTTCTCGGTGTGA
- a CDS encoding ABC transporter substrate-binding protein, which translates to MRRRLGWGLFLLSLLLCTPLRAADVLLTASEDNPAVRTFTAELAAQRPQDQVRFVALEQLPAPGQLPSATRLILLDPQSLDWRLQDPRGPATLVLRISRLQAQQRLQGTHPPGLSLLWSDPPPSRQLRLIRKVLPQARRVGVLYSEDSQFLLNELRGAAQSLGLEIVAEPWDSTHDSRPLQNLLRNSDVLLGLDDPKLYNPKTVKNLLLSSYAQQRALIGPNAGFVRAGSLASTYSDQQDWLKTLDSLLEQAPNRWPRALYPADFKVLSNPQVARSLGIEEIDPQAVARQLSEGEQRP; encoded by the coding sequence ATGCGTCGCCGACTCGGCTGGGGCCTGTTCCTGCTGAGCCTACTGCTGTGCACGCCGCTGCGCGCCGCCGACGTCTTGCTGACCGCCAGCGAGGACAACCCGGCGGTACGCACCTTCACCGCCGAACTGGCCGCCCAGCGCCCCCAGGACCAGGTGCGCTTCGTTGCGCTGGAGCAACTGCCGGCGCCGGGCCAACTGCCCAGCGCCACGCGCCTGATTCTGCTGGACCCGCAAAGCCTCGACTGGCGCCTGCAAGATCCCCGGGGCCCGGCCACCCTGGTCCTGCGCATCAGCCGCCTGCAAGCCCAGCAGCGCCTGCAGGGCACGCATCCCCCCGGGCTCAGCCTGCTCTGGAGCGATCCGCCGCCAAGTCGTCAGTTGCGCCTGATCCGCAAGGTCTTGCCCCAGGCGCGCCGGGTTGGCGTGCTCTACAGCGAGGACAGCCAGTTCCTGCTCAACGAGCTGCGTGGCGCCGCGCAATCCCTGGGCCTGGAGATCGTCGCCGAACCCTGGGACAGCACCCATGACAGCCGCCCATTGCAAAACCTGTTGCGCAACAGCGACGTGCTGCTGGGCCTGGATGACCCCAAGCTGTACAACCCGAAAACCGTGAAGAACCTGCTGCTCAGCAGCTACGCCCAGCAACGCGCGCTGATCGGCCCCAATGCCGGCTTCGTCAGGGCCGGGAGCCTGGCCAGCACCTACAGCGACCAGCAAGACTGGCTCAAGACCCTGGACAGCCTGCTGGAACAGGCGCCGAACCGCTGGCCCCGGGCGCTGTACCCGGCGGACTTCAAAGTACTGAGCAATCCACAGGTGGCACGCTCACTGGGCATCGAGGAAATCGACCCACAAGCCGTCGCGCGCCAACTGAGTGAAGGAGAGCAACGCCCATGA
- a CDS encoding OsmC family protein: protein MTITVNTESSEGFRHSIQVDDHQLFTDLPQYAGGEGTAPEPHDYFDAALGACKALTLKLYAQKKNIPLTGVTVELKHDNSQEQQGKYALHVKLTLKGVLTDAQREELHRVADRCPIHKLMTTSEVSIETHLSEGAFSQ, encoded by the coding sequence ATGACCATTACCGTCAATACCGAGTCCAGCGAAGGTTTCCGCCACAGCATCCAGGTCGACGACCATCAGTTGTTCACCGACCTGCCGCAGTACGCCGGTGGCGAAGGCACCGCCCCCGAACCCCACGATTATTTCGATGCCGCCCTGGGGGCCTGCAAGGCCCTGACCCTCAAGCTCTACGCACAGAAGAAGAACATCCCGCTCACCGGCGTCACCGTGGAGCTCAAGCACGACAACAGCCAGGAACAGCAAGGCAAGTACGCCCTGCACGTGAAGCTGACCCTCAAGGGCGTGCTCACCGACGCCCAGCGTGAAGAGTTGCACCGGGTAGCGGACCGCTGCCCGATCCACAAGCTGATGACCACCAGTGAAGTCAGCATCGAGACTCACCTGTCCGAAGGCGCCTTCAGCCAGTAG